Proteins encoded together in one Planctopirus ephydatiae window:
- a CDS encoding glycerate kinase type-2 family protein yields MDEAAIHRLTEDAQAIWWAGVQAAMPGELLPRFVRLENESIIVGGDVRPLASLRRIVVLGAGKAGASMVLALEAALGDEITDRLVVGQVNVPEDCVVPTRRIQLVGARPAGVNEPTLVGVASTREILELAATTTADDLVLVLLSGGGSALLPLPRPPITLEQKQHVIRLLSTRGASIEQLNLVRRNISSVKGGGLARALGPSRTHVLVISDVIGNPLDLIASGPLLPTPDELVSVQQQAALETLASFAEHHEVATEVWNVLSGTTQETLSPVRAEISHHLLASNHQAVQAAVQEAQSRGYTIRIAVSDVGRTANEVGTDLAHAIADEPCREPLCWISGGEPTVKLVPYDGPRKGGRNQQVALAALCEWQHWDADQADRMILLSGGTDGEDGPTTCAGAIANGAVLHRAKELGLDPCEFYEVQNAWPFFESTGGLLITGPTHTNVMDLRVALRLPLD; encoded by the coding sequence ATGGACGAAGCCGCGATTCACAGACTCACTGAGGATGCTCAGGCCATCTGGTGGGCTGGTGTCCAGGCAGCCATGCCAGGCGAACTTCTGCCTCGTTTCGTCCGCCTTGAGAATGAAAGCATTATCGTCGGTGGCGATGTTCGACCATTGGCAAGCCTGCGCCGCATTGTGGTTCTGGGGGCTGGCAAAGCGGGCGCTTCTATGGTGTTGGCCCTGGAGGCAGCACTAGGGGATGAAATCACAGATCGACTGGTTGTTGGTCAGGTGAATGTGCCTGAAGATTGCGTCGTGCCCACACGTCGTATTCAGCTCGTGGGAGCCCGCCCTGCTGGTGTCAACGAACCGACGCTAGTCGGCGTCGCTTCGACGCGAGAAATCCTTGAACTGGCTGCGACAACGACCGCAGATGATCTGGTGCTGGTGCTCCTTTCCGGCGGTGGCAGTGCCCTGCTCCCCTTACCCAGGCCACCGATCACCTTAGAGCAGAAGCAGCACGTTATCCGTCTGTTGTCGACTCGCGGAGCATCGATTGAACAGCTCAATCTGGTGCGCAGGAACATTTCGAGTGTCAAAGGTGGTGGCCTGGCCCGCGCGTTGGGCCCCTCGCGCACTCATGTGCTCGTTATTTCCGATGTCATTGGCAATCCGCTGGATCTGATTGCTTCTGGCCCACTCCTGCCGACACCCGATGAACTTGTGTCTGTCCAGCAACAAGCCGCCCTCGAGACTTTGGCTTCATTTGCTGAACATCATGAAGTGGCTACCGAAGTATGGAATGTGCTTTCGGGAACGACTCAAGAGACGCTGTCGCCAGTTCGTGCGGAGATTTCGCACCACCTGTTGGCGAGCAATCATCAGGCCGTTCAGGCGGCTGTCCAGGAGGCCCAGTCAAGAGGATATACCATTCGAATTGCCGTGAGTGATGTGGGTCGGACAGCCAATGAGGTCGGGACTGACCTCGCTCACGCGATCGCCGATGAACCCTGTCGTGAACCACTTTGTTGGATCTCTGGCGGTGAGCCCACAGTGAAACTTGTTCCTTACGACGGGCCACGCAAAGGGGGCCGCAATCAGCAGGTGGCCTTGGCTGCTCTGTGTGAATGGCAGCACTGGGATGCTGATCAGGCAGATCGCATGATTCTGCTCAGCGGCGGCACCGACGGCGAAGACGGCCCCACCACCTGTGCGGGGGCTATCGCAAATGGTGCTGTCTTGCACAGAGCTAAAGAACTTGGCCTCGATCCATGCGAATTCTATGAAGTGCAGAATGCCTGGCCGTTCTTTGAATCAACGGGTGGCCTTCTGATCACCGGCCCGACGCATACCAACGTCATGGATTTAAGAGTGGCTCTCCGACTCCCACTCGATTGA
- a CDS encoding GumC domain-containing protein, which translates to MSQRPAPKEAEFGSDSFLDVIANIVGILVILIVLAGLKVSRMPVVTKSSDKPVVATATDHTAPALTVSEPIQPMAELPTDEPVSVDLKPDAPPVEIPPKEIPAEKLVVEAARPVKIISLSPNQALREEAEQAALSTSRLETEIESLTAQVAEQEQSLLRAQSQARVMASELQAGRELLRAKQNRLTQAHEQLLAARQKLATLRARVIETDFAPPNVEKIEHRVTPVGRVVKGSERHFRFDRGRVAEVPVDALVEQVKRQIESRKDWLIKTSKAQGEVGPVGGFLMRYTVQRENSGVLSELEMGPGLVSISVTQWLIQPSRELQTESVEEAMQTGSRFYRSLLTTPEDATLTFWVYPDSFSEFQRIRKFVHEQGFLVAARPLPKGVPIAGSPHGTRSSAQ; encoded by the coding sequence ATGAGCCAGCGTCCCGCCCCGAAAGAAGCCGAGTTTGGTTCCGATTCATTTCTCGATGTGATTGCCAACATCGTCGGGATTCTCGTGATCCTAATTGTCCTGGCGGGACTCAAAGTCTCACGCATGCCGGTTGTTACCAAATCTTCTGATAAACCCGTTGTGGCGACAGCTACCGACCATACAGCCCCTGCCCTCACCGTCAGTGAACCCATACAGCCAATGGCCGAACTCCCCACTGATGAACCTGTTTCTGTCGATTTGAAGCCAGATGCTCCACCTGTCGAAATTCCACCCAAAGAAATTCCGGCGGAAAAGCTCGTTGTCGAAGCCGCTCGCCCCGTCAAAATCATTTCGCTCAGTCCCAATCAAGCTCTGCGTGAAGAAGCCGAGCAAGCGGCTCTCAGTACATCCCGGCTGGAAACGGAAATTGAGAGCCTGACAGCACAGGTGGCCGAGCAGGAACAGTCGCTGCTTCGTGCTCAATCACAGGCCAGAGTCATGGCTTCGGAACTCCAGGCGGGACGCGAACTCCTCCGCGCCAAACAGAATCGACTGACTCAGGCGCATGAACAGCTTCTGGCAGCGCGACAGAAACTGGCCACTTTGAGAGCCAGAGTGATTGAGACCGATTTCGCTCCTCCAAATGTCGAGAAGATTGAACATCGCGTGACTCCCGTCGGCCGTGTGGTTAAAGGGAGCGAGCGACACTTTCGATTTGATCGCGGCAGAGTAGCCGAGGTTCCGGTTGATGCGCTGGTCGAACAGGTCAAACGGCAGATTGAAAGTCGCAAAGACTGGTTGATCAAGACGTCCAAAGCTCAAGGAGAAGTGGGGCCCGTCGGTGGCTTTCTCATGCGGTACACCGTTCAGCGAGAGAACAGTGGCGTGCTGAGTGAATTGGAAATGGGGCCGGGCCTCGTGAGCATCAGTGTTACTCAGTGGCTGATTCAACCTTCACGCGAGCTGCAAACAGAGTCGGTCGAAGAAGCAATGCAGACCGGTTCCCGGTTCTACCGCTCTTTACTGACGACTCCTGAAGATGCCACACTCACGTTCTGGGTGTATCCCGACAGTTTCAGCGAGTTCCAGAGGATTCGAAAGTTTGTCCATGAGCAGGGATTTCTTGTCGCAGCCCGCCCTCTTCCAAAAGGCGTGCCGATTGCCGGATCTCCGCACGGCACTCGTTCATCAGCTCAATGA
- a CDS encoding coiled-coil domain-containing protein, producing the protein MAKRQTRTGEGVQLFPFLAVLVCAMGALIFLLLVTTRMIRQKTIAAAAAIEQVHPPEHKPVLSLPAESIASPEQEIAPPISTEPATAPVPLLASQSIELKPVDPVPPEPEVVIDRTRIDQLQSRIQELRSQEQQLSRTATNRQEQLEQLLNARQQAEADLARLKAEQSDLFSQAKLLQQTPDEAEIELVNKQIRTLENRLAGLSTQPGTGGSKFMIVPFDAQTGTTRRPIIIECHLQGLRFVPEDVTVTAGDLVGFNEKFNPLLAGATALTRYWASPHRQRLPNEPLGEPYVLLLIRPSGTVAYYAASQMLSTMRQPFGYELIGEETELHMPTVDEEAKRLCEAAVRGLIKEREAVAAAGGLAMGKSGGEFAVAPDDEFAGSGREVPAGASRQHSAAATGRAIGSIDPRPGRGGSGAHLDPSLGTTGSHQLSRGPNPGNNAVTTNVPTGSPGHPGEPMNGTSPREFAEAEKLTEASSSAAAQHPANTPAKPGHDSRAVPAKPGAHSSTAKKSEGFTDVPVGEESWQKVEKFGGQQFRTQKQGGSSVASLDEEITQREKAIEKADEDFARLLNSTEGAKKKDGPQEIRPEDVSSPLQQFGDSEDNRRRARGMPVENLQRRRWGVSDPSATIGMERPLNVVVSADRLVVDDKFLIRVGAGESKTDTLRMLLLAVDELARDWGRPPKGFYWVPKIQFQVGPGGIQHYERLNPSINRAGLKTSREFILNTPPSAKGTP; encoded by the coding sequence ATGGCAAAAAGGCAAACCAGAACCGGCGAAGGAGTACAACTCTTTCCGTTCCTCGCGGTTCTTGTCTGCGCCATGGGCGCACTCATTTTCCTGCTGCTCGTGACCACGCGGATGATTCGCCAGAAAACAATTGCCGCAGCTGCAGCCATCGAGCAAGTCCATCCTCCTGAACATAAGCCGGTCTTGAGTCTTCCAGCGGAATCGATTGCTTCACCTGAGCAAGAGATCGCTCCTCCCATTTCAACGGAACCTGCCACTGCTCCTGTTCCCCTGTTGGCAAGTCAATCCATTGAGCTGAAACCTGTCGATCCCGTTCCCCCTGAGCCGGAAGTGGTGATTGATCGCACACGCATCGACCAGCTTCAGAGCCGAATTCAAGAACTGCGGTCTCAGGAGCAGCAGCTTTCCAGAACTGCAACCAACCGGCAGGAACAACTTGAGCAACTTCTCAATGCCCGCCAGCAGGCAGAGGCAGATCTTGCTCGGCTGAAAGCAGAACAAAGCGATCTCTTTTCGCAGGCGAAACTCCTCCAACAGACGCCGGACGAAGCTGAAATCGAACTGGTCAACAAACAGATTCGAACTCTTGAGAATCGTCTTGCAGGTCTCAGCACACAACCAGGCACCGGCGGCAGCAAGTTTATGATTGTCCCCTTCGATGCCCAGACAGGCACGACGAGGCGCCCCATCATTATCGAATGCCATTTACAAGGTCTGCGTTTTGTTCCCGAAGATGTCACTGTCACAGCGGGTGATCTGGTGGGCTTCAATGAAAAGTTCAATCCTCTACTCGCGGGTGCGACCGCTCTGACCCGCTATTGGGCCAGTCCACACCGGCAACGCCTCCCGAACGAGCCCTTGGGCGAGCCTTATGTCTTACTCTTGATTCGGCCCAGTGGAACCGTCGCTTACTACGCTGCCTCGCAAATGCTTTCGACCATGAGGCAACCGTTTGGTTACGAACTGATTGGTGAAGAAACCGAACTTCACATGCCGACTGTCGATGAAGAAGCAAAACGCCTTTGTGAAGCCGCCGTGCGTGGGCTCATTAAGGAGCGAGAGGCGGTGGCTGCCGCTGGTGGATTGGCGATGGGAAAAAGCGGCGGAGAGTTCGCAGTGGCTCCCGATGATGAGTTCGCAGGGAGCGGTCGAGAAGTCCCCGCAGGTGCATCGCGTCAGCATTCAGCCGCAGCGACTGGTCGTGCCATTGGCAGCATTGATCCACGCCCGGGACGTGGTGGCTCGGGCGCGCACCTCGATCCATCACTGGGAACGACGGGTTCTCATCAACTCTCACGAGGGCCAAACCCTGGCAACAACGCGGTTACCACGAATGTTCCCACAGGCTCTCCGGGACATCCGGGTGAACCGATGAACGGCACATCGCCCAGAGAATTTGCAGAGGCAGAAAAACTCACGGAAGCATCTTCATCGGCAGCAGCGCAGCACCCTGCAAATACGCCAGCGAAACCAGGTCATGACAGTCGTGCAGTCCCTGCAAAGCCCGGGGCTCATTCGAGCACAGCCAAAAAGTCTGAAGGCTTTACCGATGTTCCTGTTGGTGAAGAAAGCTGGCAGAAAGTCGAGAAGTTTGGCGGGCAACAATTCCGCACACAGAAACAGGGTGGTTCATCGGTTGCCAGTCTTGATGAAGAAATCACTCAACGGGAAAAGGCGATTGAAAAGGCTGATGAAGATTTTGCCAGGCTGTTGAACAGTACTGAAGGCGCAAAAAAGAAAGATGGCCCGCAGGAAATCCGACCAGAAGATGTCAGCTCGCCACTCCAGCAGTTTGGAGATTCGGAAGATAACAGGCGACGGGCACGCGGAATGCCAGTCGAAAATTTGCAGCGTCGCCGCTGGGGAGTCTCCGATCCTTCTGCCACCATTGGCATGGAGCGTCCTCTCAACGTCGTGGTGTCTGCTGATCGTCTCGTGGTGGATGACAAATTTCTCATTCGAGTGGGAGCAGGAGAAAGCAAGACCGACACTCTGCGAATGCTGCTGCTCGCCGTCGATGAACTCGCACGCGACTGGGGGCGTCCACCCAAGGGGTTTTACTGGGTTCCAAAAATTCAGTTCCAGGTAGGCCCGGGGGGTATCCAGCATTACGAACGACTCAATCCCTCCATTAATCGTGCAGGCCTGAAGACCAGTCGTGAGTTCATTCTCAATACTCCTCCATCAGCCAAAGGGACCCCATGA
- a CDS encoding MotA/TolQ/ExbB proton channel family protein, with amino-acid sequence MQNQSAKIVAHKSKLDFSWVIGGLAAVAFYLVLPSIPLDENFKYRYFNSHWIEHCTVALFFIGLAILGRKLLNWPSERGVLSENILDGIKFDPQSDSSVVAQLLREHIQLTGRRYQSTELFRRIETVCGYVISRHTAADLESHLSYLADTAMARLHSSYAALRTITWAIPILGFLGTVIGITMAIANVTPEQLESSLNEVTSGLAVAFDTTALSLALSMILVFATFAIERGESNVLDQIEDFTVHRLLGFFPVEKSSEVSPLLAAEHDVARRFLDQADILTRQHLEAWNNTVSRCREQWASLATEQGRSLAGALSAAMNEALSTQQQLLQQTQAESRREVEAMQASFAENLSLMQQQLAESVRSQLELMHQSWKSASEAQSSIQHQFTSALAGTIDAVQQNVSTLAGSLQDVSTHSLAQAEALERQTIQISSLVGSSQQLIQAESLLAENLATLKQTQTLEETLLNLNAAVHLLSARAHHRAA; translated from the coding sequence ATGCAAAATCAATCTGCAAAAATAGTTGCGCACAAATCAAAGCTCGATTTTTCCTGGGTGATCGGTGGTTTGGCAGCCGTTGCCTTTTACCTTGTTTTACCATCGATCCCCCTCGATGAGAATTTTAAGTATCGCTACTTCAATTCTCACTGGATTGAACATTGTACTGTAGCGCTATTTTTTATTGGCCTGGCGATTCTCGGGCGAAAATTACTCAACTGGCCCTCCGAACGGGGAGTCTTGTCAGAAAATATTCTGGATGGGATTAAATTTGACCCTCAGTCAGATTCATCTGTGGTGGCTCAGCTCCTGCGAGAACACATCCAACTGACCGGCCGACGATATCAGTCAACAGAGCTTTTCCGCCGCATTGAGACCGTCTGCGGCTATGTGATTTCCCGGCACACTGCCGCTGATCTTGAATCGCATTTGAGCTATCTGGCAGATACGGCTATGGCTCGACTGCATAGCAGCTACGCCGCACTACGCACAATTACCTGGGCAATTCCTATTCTAGGCTTTCTGGGGACAGTGATTGGGATCACGATGGCGATTGCCAACGTGACCCCCGAGCAGCTGGAGAGTTCACTCAACGAAGTCACGTCAGGTCTGGCAGTTGCTTTTGATACGACTGCTCTCTCTCTGGCGCTTTCGATGATTCTGGTCTTTGCCACGTTTGCGATCGAGCGGGGTGAGTCGAATGTTCTCGATCAGATTGAGGACTTTACTGTTCATCGCCTGCTCGGGTTCTTCCCGGTGGAAAAGTCTTCCGAAGTCTCACCTCTGTTGGCAGCTGAACACGACGTGGCCCGCCGTTTCCTTGATCAGGCCGATATTTTAACTCGTCAGCATCTCGAGGCCTGGAACAATACTGTTTCGAGATGTCGCGAGCAGTGGGCATCGCTGGCGACCGAGCAGGGGCGAAGTCTGGCTGGTGCTTTAAGTGCTGCCATGAATGAAGCTCTTTCGACTCAGCAGCAACTCCTGCAGCAGACTCAGGCCGAATCCCGGCGTGAAGTCGAGGCCATGCAAGCTTCATTTGCAGAAAACCTAAGCCTGATGCAGCAGCAACTGGCAGAATCGGTCCGCAGCCAATTGGAGTTGATGCATCAGTCGTGGAAGTCGGCCAGCGAGGCTCAATCGAGCATCCAACATCAATTCACCTCCGCGCTGGCGGGAACGATCGATGCCGTCCAGCAGAATGTCAGTACTTTGGCTGGATCACTTCAGGATGTCAGCACTCACTCATTGGCACAGGCTGAAGCTCTCGAGCGACAGACAATTCAGATCAGCAGTCTTGTCGGTAGCAGCCAGCAATTGATTCAGGCAGAAAGCCTGCTCGCTGAGAATCTTGCCACTCTGAAGCAGACACAAACTCTCGAAGAGACGTTACTCAATCTGAATGCGGCAGTTCATCTCCTCTCAGCCAGAGCACATCACCGCGCTGCCTGA
- a CDS encoding HD-GYP domain-containing protein has protein sequence MGPATSPSSASLRADYQIISIDRLRPGANLRSPLYDADKPTFPLLLAAGTRITSHLLELMARRGVKFVHVHKNELNNVSGPGRIGGTYRAGAKTAPAQETSATPATPPTPKWNIKPDSFIHDVSQRSNVDPSPALVREIQQGVERSLGQLKDVFLDIGTKGKVNTNAVTGVARQNLILMSRDIDLFAENGSQPVLDRYPMQHGLKTSMLASAMATLMGFRKDELLDLSFGCLIHDSGMLKVAQKLKADRRLNAGSQLEIMKHPIYICDLLSKEPTVTHGAKLVAYQMHERMDGSGYPRQRSGNQIHPLSRIAAVADTYLALISPRPHRPGISPYAAIEHLLEGTRAGHFDSLSVRALLHLISLFPVGSYVKLNDGRTAKVVLSNRERFAEPNVRIETPGVSTSIPGESINLARVSHLRIVSSLDGLLPQWSDVQKREEW, from the coding sequence ATGGGTCCAGCGACAAGTCCTTCATCAGCCAGTCTCAGGGCCGACTATCAGATCATTTCGATCGATCGTCTTCGGCCCGGGGCCAATTTGCGGTCTCCGCTCTACGATGCGGATAAGCCGACCTTTCCCCTATTGCTCGCTGCGGGAACTCGCATCACTTCTCATCTGCTCGAATTGATGGCCCGTCGCGGCGTTAAGTTCGTGCATGTTCATAAAAATGAACTGAACAATGTCTCCGGCCCAGGGCGGATTGGTGGCACGTATCGGGCAGGTGCCAAGACGGCACCTGCTCAAGAGACATCGGCAACGCCCGCAACTCCGCCGACTCCAAAATGGAATATCAAACCGGATTCGTTCATTCATGATGTCTCGCAGAGAAGTAACGTTGACCCTTCTCCGGCACTCGTTCGAGAAATTCAGCAAGGAGTTGAGAGATCGCTGGGGCAGTTGAAAGATGTCTTTCTTGATATTGGTACGAAAGGCAAAGTCAACACGAACGCCGTCACCGGTGTGGCTCGACAGAATCTGATTCTGATGAGCCGCGATATTGATCTTTTTGCTGAGAATGGTTCGCAGCCAGTACTTGATCGATATCCCATGCAGCATGGTTTGAAGACATCGATGCTGGCATCGGCGATGGCCACTTTGATGGGCTTTCGAAAGGACGAACTTCTCGATTTGAGCTTTGGTTGTCTGATCCATGATTCGGGGATGCTGAAAGTTGCCCAAAAACTGAAAGCTGATCGCAGGCTGAATGCCGGCAGCCAGCTCGAGATCATGAAGCATCCGATCTACATCTGCGATCTGCTCAGCAAAGAGCCCACCGTGACACATGGTGCCAAACTTGTGGCTTACCAGATGCACGAACGAATGGATGGCTCAGGTTATCCCCGGCAGCGCAGCGGCAATCAGATTCATCCACTTTCGCGTATTGCGGCTGTAGCGGATACCTATCTGGCGTTGATCTCACCGCGACCACACCGCCCGGGAATATCCCCCTATGCAGCTATTGAACATTTGCTGGAAGGGACACGAGCCGGCCATTTCGACTCTTTATCTGTCAGGGCTTTATTGCACCTGATTTCCCTCTTTCCTGTAGGGAGTTATGTAAAGCTCAACGACGGGCGCACTGCAAAAGTCGTGTTGTCCAATCGTGAACGATTTGCTGAACCAAATGTGCGCATAGAAACTCCAGGAGTTTCGACTTCCATTCCGGGTGAATCGATCAATCTGGCTCGAGTCTCACACCTGCGGATTGTCAGCAGCCTCGATGGTCTGCTTCCTCAATGGAGTGACGTGCAGAAGAGGGAAGAGTGGTAA
- the mutL gene encoding DNA mismatch repair endonuclease MutL — MGRIQQLSNSVVNKIAAGEVIERPASVVKELIENSIDSGALRVEVDIAAGGSEYIRVTDDGGGIHADDILLAVTTHATSKIRTADDLFQISTLGFRGEALASIAEVSQLRIRSRMPDSDVGSELVVNLGERGEVVPCGCAGGTCIEIRQLFANTPVRRKFLKSDATEFGHISEQFTRIALARSHVHMVLRHNDKIVYELPATDRLIDRLEMFYGSAISEQLISIDHQLGEMRLWGYVGHPAVNKATRKWQHLFLNGRWFQDRSIQHALSEAYRGLIMVQRHPICFLFLELNPADVDVNVHPTKVEVRFQDPQSIYRLMLSSLRNRFLGMDLDSKLKVPSEASTVDPQEQNEIQKEFSQWAKTELFKTAEIAGSPLMVRSTFGGANANSPLSLLSPNLPDSATSSWSLEIAPGLNRFETENLEWSATSHRIVNRVNSPSHFDQPGHSESTDAMERSEIDETACAEQPEKSDHKPDSSQAGEISEVPHAAARQNHHFSTEFLEGVRALQIHDCYLVVETPEGMTVIDQHALHERILYEEFRRRVHSKAMESQRLLIPVPIALGFRGSSLLLDCREALDQLGFEICEFGQGTILLSAYPAMLGKLNQEQLLRDLAEQLESSSLESAHRDILDELLNMMACKAAVKSGQKLSQEEIEELLRQRHLVADAHHCPHGRPTALNLSRTELDRQFGRLGS, encoded by the coding sequence ATGGGTCGGATACAACAGCTCTCCAACAGTGTAGTGAACAAAATCGCAGCAGGCGAAGTCATCGAGCGCCCTGCTAGTGTGGTGAAAGAACTGATCGAAAATAGCATTGATTCCGGCGCACTTCGGGTCGAAGTCGATATTGCCGCAGGTGGCAGCGAATATATTCGTGTGACCGATGATGGAGGAGGCATTCACGCGGATGACATTCTCCTCGCCGTGACCACACATGCGACCAGCAAGATCCGCACAGCTGACGACCTGTTTCAGATTTCCACACTCGGTTTTCGAGGCGAGGCTTTGGCGTCGATTGCCGAAGTGAGCCAACTGAGAATCCGGTCGCGAATGCCAGATAGCGATGTGGGGTCCGAGTTGGTCGTCAACCTGGGTGAGCGGGGAGAAGTCGTTCCTTGCGGCTGTGCTGGGGGGACCTGCATCGAGATTCGTCAGTTGTTTGCCAATACGCCTGTCCGCAGAAAGTTTCTCAAGAGCGATGCCACCGAATTCGGACACATCAGTGAGCAATTTACCCGGATTGCACTGGCCCGCTCACATGTTCACATGGTGCTCCGTCACAACGATAAAATTGTGTACGAACTCCCCGCCACAGACCGACTGATTGACCGTCTCGAAATGTTCTACGGTTCCGCCATTTCCGAGCAGTTGATCTCGATTGATCATCAACTGGGAGAAATGCGACTCTGGGGTTATGTCGGCCATCCGGCTGTTAATAAAGCCACGCGGAAATGGCAGCATCTTTTCTTGAACGGACGCTGGTTCCAGGATCGATCGATTCAACATGCTCTGTCCGAAGCTTATCGCGGCCTGATCATGGTGCAGCGTCATCCGATCTGTTTTCTCTTTCTCGAACTCAACCCGGCTGATGTCGATGTCAATGTGCACCCCACCAAGGTGGAAGTGCGCTTTCAAGATCCGCAATCGATCTATCGACTCATGCTCTCATCACTGCGCAATCGATTTCTCGGCATGGATCTCGACAGCAAGCTCAAGGTTCCTTCTGAAGCCAGCACAGTCGATCCTCAAGAGCAGAATGAAATTCAGAAAGAGTTCTCCCAATGGGCAAAGACAGAACTTTTCAAAACTGCTGAGATCGCTGGGTCTCCGCTCATGGTTCGATCGACGTTCGGCGGTGCCAACGCAAATAGTCCACTCTCGCTGCTTTCACCGAACCTGCCAGATTCAGCCACTTCTTCGTGGAGCTTGGAAATCGCTCCCGGATTGAATCGCTTCGAGACTGAGAATCTGGAATGGTCGGCCACGTCTCACCGGATCGTCAACAGAGTCAATTCACCATCGCATTTTGATCAGCCAGGCCATTCCGAATCGACGGATGCCATGGAGAGGTCCGAAATCGACGAGACGGCATGCGCAGAGCAGCCCGAGAAATCTGATCATAAACCGGACTCCTCTCAGGCTGGGGAAATCTCTGAAGTTCCTCATGCCGCTGCGCGCCAGAACCATCATTTCTCGACAGAATTCCTGGAAGGTGTGCGAGCGCTGCAGATTCATGATTGCTATCTGGTGGTCGAAACTCCAGAAGGAATGACGGTCATCGATCAGCATGCTTTGCATGAACGAATTCTTTACGAAGAATTCCGCCGTCGAGTACATAGCAAGGCCATGGAATCGCAGCGACTGCTCATCCCGGTACCGATTGCTCTGGGATTTCGGGGATCCAGCCTGCTTCTCGATTGCCGGGAAGCGTTAGATCAACTGGGATTCGAGATTTGCGAATTCGGGCAGGGAACCATTCTCCTTTCGGCCTACCCGGCGATGCTCGGGAAACTGAATCAGGAGCAATTGCTTCGTGATCTGGCGGAACAATTGGAGTCTTCGTCACTTGAAAGTGCTCATCGCGATATTCTGGATGAGCTACTGAATATGATGGCTTGTAAGGCGGCTGTAAAATCGGGGCAGAAGTTGAGCCAGGAGGAAATCGAAGAGCTGTTGCGACAAAGACATCTCGTCGCTGATGCTCATCATTGTCCTCATGGCCGGCCTACGGCACTCAATCTGTCAAGAACCGAACTTGATCGGCAATTCGGACGTCTGGGCTCCTGA